One Panicum virgatum strain AP13 chromosome 9K, P.virgatum_v5, whole genome shotgun sequence genomic region harbors:
- the LOC120649465 gene encoding 60S ribosomal protein L4-1-like translates to MAAAARPLVSVRALEGDMATDSAGAPLPDVLRAPIRPDIVRFVHKLLSCNSRQPYAVSRRAGHQTSAESWGTGRAVSRIPRVPGGGTHRAGQGAFGNMCRGGRMFAPTKIWRRWHRRVNIHLRRVAVASALAATAVPSLVLARGHRVESVPELPLVVSDSAESIEKTTQAIKILKQLGAYADAEKAKNSVGIRPGKGKMRNRRYINRKGPLIVYGTEGSKIVKAFRNLPGVDVANVERLNLLDLAPGGHLGRFVIWTECAFKKLDEVYGTFETPSAKKKGFVLPRPKMANADLSRLINSDEVQSVVKPINKVVKRREPRKNPLKNMAAVLKLNPYLGTARKMAALAEAARVKARKEKLDSKRTKLSPEEASKVKAAGKAWYKTMISDSDYTEFENFSKWLGVTQ, encoded by the exons cgccccctgGTCTCCGTGAGGGCCCTGGAGGGCGATATGGCGACGGACTCCGCCGGCGCCCCGCTGCCGGACGTCCTCCGCGCGCCGATCCGCCCCGACATCGTCCGCTTCGTCCACAAGCTCCTGTCCTGCAACAGCCGCCAGCCCTACGCGGTGTCGCGCCGCGCCGGTCACCAGACCTCCGCGGAGTCCTGGGGAACGGGGCGTGCGGTGTCCCGTATCCCCCGTGTTCCCGGCGGCGGAACCCACCGCGCTGGCCAGGGAGCCTTCGGTAACATGTGCCGTGGCGGACGCATGTTCGCGCCCACCAAGATCTGGCGCCGCTGGCACCGTCGCGTCAACATCCACctccgccgcgtcgccgtcgcctccgccctcgccgccaccgctgtcCCGTCCCTCGTCCTCGCCCGCGGCCACCGCGTGGAGTCCGTCCCCGAGCTCCCGCTCGTCGTCTCCGACTCTGCGGAGTCCATTGAGAAGACGACCCAGGCCATCAAGATCCTCAAGCAGCTCGGTGCATACGCTGATGCTGAGAAGGCCAAGAACTCCGTTGGCATCCGCCCCGGCAAGGGGAAGATGCGCAACCGTCGCTACATCAACCGCAAGGGGCCCCTCATTGTCTACGGCACTGAGGGCTCTAAGATCGTCAAGGCTTTCCGCAACCTCCCAGGTGTTGATGTTGCCAATGTCGAGCGCCTCAACCTACTCGACCTCGCCCCTGGTGGCCACCTTGGCCGGTTTGTGATCTGGACCGAATGCGCGTTCAAGAAGCTTGATGAGGTGTACGGTACCTTCGAGACGCCTTCGGCTAAGAAGAAGGGTTTCGTGCTCCCGAGGCCCAAGATGGCCAACGCTGACCTGTCTAGGCTCATCAACTCTGATGAGGTGCAGTCTGTCGTGAAGCCCATCAACAAGGTGGTTAAGCGCAGGGAGCCTAGGAAGAACCCGCTGAAGAACATGGCCGCTGTGCTCAAGCTGAACCCGTACTTGGGCACTGCGCGCAAGATGGCAGCTCTTGCTGAGGCAGCGCGTGTCAAGGCCAGGAAGGAGAAGTTGGACTCCAAGAGGACCAAGCTCAGCCCA GAGGAGGCTTCTAAGGTCAAGGCTGCTGGAAAGGCGTGGTACAAGACCATGATCTCGGACAGCGACTACACAGAGTTTGAGAACTTCTCCAAGTGGCTTGGTGTGACACAGTGA
- the LOC120649467 gene encoding uncharacterized protein LOC120649467, with product MKLKNSTAEAFKENNMIFTSEGNLHCKKVQDDYGARPNRPAVVQTRSKWIIGDVTEVLDRNTWKLGKILKMLKNNYFVIRLADCIQLKEFHISSLRIPHTLEAPQSNPFPAADKATGRGKRHPADCVLLGSRVAQQMGSSGKKRKAAAGASHHPSKRAHPRKVAVASMADSYLHSSSQAIEDAECSVASCSVNDPCRLDNGGNGSGRRRRGAGCLPDDAMSACPCTSGDREEAAVDVHGLELEAYRSTMRALYASGPLTWEQEALLTNLRLSLNISNEEHLLQLRRLMSS from the exons ATGAAGCTGAAAAATAGTACAGCGGAGGCTTTTAAGGAGAACAATATGATTTTCACTTCTGAAGGAAATCTCCACTGTAAAAAAGTGCAAGACGATTATGGTGCTAGGCCAAACCGACCAGCTGTAGTTCAGACAAGAAGCAAATGGATTATTGGAGATGTAACTGAGGTTTTGGATCGCAACACATGGAAGCTTGGCAAGATCTTAAAGATGCTAAAGAACAATTACTTTGTTATAAGGCTTGCTGATTGCATCCAACTGAAAGAGTTCCACATATCTAGCTTGAGAATTCCACATACTCTGGAAGCTCCACAGAGCAATCCCTTTCCTGCAGCAGATAAG GCCACCGGACGCGGCAAACGCCATCCTGCTGATTGCGTCTTGCTTGGCTCAAGAGTTGCGCAGCAAATGGGGAGCAGCGGCAAGAAGAGGAAAGCAGCCGCAGGTGCCTCTCACCATCCGAGCAAAAGAGCACACCCGCGAAAGGTCGCCGTGGCATCCATGGCCGACAGCTACCTGCACAGCTCTTCTCAGGCCATAGAGGACGCCGAATGCTCGGTGGCCAGCTGCAGCGTGAACGACCCGTGCCGCCTGGACAATGGCGGCAACggcagcggccggcgccgccgcggcgcaggcTGCCTCCCTGACGACGCCATGTCCGCGTGCCCGTGCACGTCCGGGGATCGGGAGGAGGCCGCGGTGGACGTGCacgggctggagctggaggcgtACCGGTCGACGATGCGGGCGCTGTACGCGTCGGGGCCCCTGACGTGGGAGCAGGAGGCCCTGCTGACGAACCTGCGCTTGTCCCTCAACATCTCCAACGAGGAGCACCTGCTCCAGCTCCGGCGGCTCATGTCCTCGTGA